One Dehalococcoidales bacterium DNA window includes the following coding sequences:
- a CDS encoding 2Fe-2S iron-sulfur cluster-binding protein, with protein sequence MSEIHVTLNGSPVSGKEGMTILELARENGIDIPTLCYLPDLPPNGSCRMCVVEVEGSRTLVGSCHTPITEGMVIQTHSPKVLEARRVIMELLLASHAGSCIICEKANMCEFRRMAADLEVGLSRFEAKKRYYPIEDVSPYLQRDLSKCILCRRCVRACREIAGQGFFNVAYRGFKSKLVFGCDQPVEGEICRDCDACISVCPTGALTRPRKLGEEKEGPSLVVCDWLPGR encoded by the coding sequence GTGAGCGAAATACACGTAACTCTGAATGGTTCCCCGGTGAGCGGTAAAGAGGGGATGACTATCCTCGAACTCGCCAGGGAAAATGGTATAGATATTCCTACCCTCTGCTACCTTCCGGATTTACCCCCGAACGGCTCCTGCCGTATGTGCGTGGTAGAAGTGGAAGGTTCAAGGACACTGGTCGGCTCCTGTCATACTCCCATCACCGAGGGAATGGTGATACAGACTCATTCCCCCAAGGTACTGGAAGCGCGGAGAGTGATAATGGAACTTTTGCTGGCCAGTCATGCCGGCTCCTGTATCATCTGTGAGAAAGCTAATATGTGCGAGTTCCGCCGGATGGCTGCCGACCTGGAAGTGGGTCTCTCCAGGTTTGAGGCGAAGAAGCGTTATTACCCCATCGAGGATGTCAGCCCTTATCTCCAGCGTGACCTGTCGAAGTGTATTCTCTGCCGGAGGTGTGTCCGGGCCTGCCGTGAGATTGCCGGACAGGGCTTCTTCAATGTCGCCTACCGTGGCTTCAAGTCCAAGCTCGTTTTTGGTTGCGACCAGCCGGTGGAGGGTGAGATCTGCCGGGACTGCGATGCCTGTATTTCCGTCTGCCCGACGGGTGCCCTGACCCGGCCCAGGAAGCTGGGTGAGGAGAAGGAAGGGCCGTCTCTGGTGGTCTGTGATTGGTTGCCCGGACGTTGA